From Scylla paramamosain isolate STU-SP2022 chromosome 16, ASM3559412v1, whole genome shotgun sequence, one genomic window encodes:
- the LOC135108029 gene encoding nuclear pore complex protein Nup50-like translates to MAKRGAVKELTHENWEDEDEPEDMGTFRQATSDQLAGRQIKKARRRGMTSDNSSGIGIFKGLTSFSSFGANKDAPSQPSFSFLSKDSAPKPTFDILSTSKSNTTTSFTTKSEVSSPEKKPALPTFKFTKDPPTSAPEPKTNGIGPPKTNSDSAGRKGNKVFLSHLKALNEGVVKWVKQHLDTNPHVNLSPVFDDYKKHFEELTKKYPSSGESESDDIAVEMEEPSKDEVNEKENQPVAAKMPFSFTSTVSSSSEKSVFGGSSASTDKKTGLGSPVKPMFSFGAFEKKAPEKSLFGGSTGTSSIFGSFTSSSTTTTTTTTGSTTKENAEADPNEPSDEPPKVEVNEVKEDDAIYEKKCKLFYMKDGGYVEKGVGTLFLKPAGEKTQLLIRALTNLGNILLNIILNPTIPTARAGKNGVIIACIPNPPLSSSSAASNDPVKMLIRVKTAEDADALNEKITELKK, encoded by the coding sequence atgGCCAAACGTGGTGCTGTCAAAGAGCTGACCCACGAAAActgggaggatgaggatgagccAGAGGACATGGGGACCTTCCGCCAGGCCACCTCGGATCAGCTGGCTGGGCGACAGATCAAGAAGGCTCGGAGGAGAGGCATGACATCGGACAACTCCTCAGGGATTGGAATATTCAAAGGCCTGACATCCTTCTCCAGCTTTGGTGCAAATAAGGATGCCCCTAGTCAGCCTTCCTTCAGCTTTCTCAGCAAGGATTCTGCTCCCAAGCCCACATTTGATATCCTCAGCACCTCCAAATCAAACACAACTACGTCCTTTACCACTAAATCTGAAGTTAGTTCCCCTGAGAAAAAACCCGCACTGCCAACATTTAAGTTCACTAAAGATCCTCCAACCAGTGCACCAGAACCCAAGACGAATGGCATTGGACCCCCCAAGACAAACTCTGACtctgcaggaaggaaaggaaacaaggtgTTCCTGAGCCACCTGAAGGCACTCAATGAAGGTGTGGTCAAGTGGGTGAAGCAGCACCTGGACACAAACCCCCATGTCAACCTTTCACCGGTGTTTGACGACTACAAGAAGCACTTCGAGGAGCTGACAAAGAAGTACCCATCTtcaggagagagcgagagtgatGACATCGCGGTGGAGATGGAAGAGCCGAGTAAGGACGAGGTTAATGAGAAGGAGAACCAGCCTGTAGCCGCTAAGATGCCCTTCTCATTCACTTCCACTGTATCGTCGTCCTCTGAGAAGTCTGTGTTTGGCGGCAGTTCAGCATCAACAGACAAAAAGACTGGGTTAGGTTCCCCTGTCAAGCCTATGTTTTCCTTTGGAGCATTTGAGAAAAAGGCTCCAGAGAAGTCACTCTTTGGTGGCAGTACAGGAACCAGCAGCATATTTGGTagctttacttcctcctccaccactaccaccaccaccaccacaggaagCACCACCAAGGAAAACGCAGAAGCAGATCCAAATGAACCATCTGATGAACCCCCCAAAGTAGAGGTgaatgaggtgaaggaggacgatgctatatatgaaaagaagtgCAAGCTGTTCTACATGAAGGACGGGGGTTATGTGGAGAAGGGTGTTGGCACACTGTTCCTCAAGCCGGCCGGGGAGAAGACTCAGCTGCTGATCAGGGCGCTCACCAACCTGGGAAACATCTTACTCAACATCATCCTCAACCCCACCATCCCCACTGCCAGGGCAGGGAAGAACGGAGTCATCATTGCCTGCATCCCCAACCCTCCCCTCTCCAGCTCCAGTGCGGCATCCAATGATCCTGTCAAGATGCTGATACGCGTCAAGACTGCAGAGGATGCTGACGCCCTTAATGAGAAGATCACCGAGCTCAAGAAATAG
- the LOC135108030 gene encoding uncharacterized protein LOC135108030 — MDLQDLFSDLATEQVEDAALEGLDEEVALFDLDEAHPSSPSPSSEGDSKLGEKQQEDPKEIVLSPEGIAFFRSNTFTLYKEDTLLWPVQDSLDPFLSLIDGSIVNEYIKNGYFMREVSSISVLAKYLFHIMCCTADKSLRRSACDSLIYLLTTCNSMPYIKQELCLVLVNLGGDMSNLWEDVLHYKSRVIPPPSCASPEDEASQMTDSQLREVLVVLLRFLSQWLIRYKNYTAKDVDDLLLIFLIIGLDPKVIDNALDADIGACITHTLKLYSSDKEFFQRMRNIVKWLLEYCSGDLPSVVYLCQAYLSPTGRGRKMRGVLAFHQLCQHLRLSKESFVADVQARDIADLLTSYFQISPDLTVAYDSYYIIKLVDLSLHLDLVQQDQKDDLKTICDLAEQKFHRSQGSADDMNPTISFQCLVATLSRWSSCYTRLASLDE, encoded by the exons ATGGATTTGCAAGACCTGTTTTCGGACCTGGCTACGGAGCAAGTGGAGGATGCAGCACTTGAAGGGCTTGATGAAGAAGTGGCTCTTTTTGACTtggatg AAGCACATCCATCCTCTCCATCACCATCCTCTGAAGGAGACTCAAAGCTTGGTGAGAAGCAGCAAGAGGATCCCAAAGAGATTGTCTTGTCACCTGAGGGCATTGCATTCTTCAGGAGTAACACGTTTACCTTATACAAAGAAG aTACTCTTCTGTGGCCTGTGCAAGATTCACTTGACCCCTTTTTGTCTTTAATTGATGGAAGTATTGTGAATGAATACATCAAGAATGGATACTTCATG AGAGAAGTCAGTTCCATCAGTGTGCTTGCCAAGTATCTGTTCCACATCATGTGTTGCACTGCTGACAAGAGCCTGCGTCGTTCAGCCTGTGACAGTCTCATCTACCTCCTCACTACCTGCAACTCAATGCCCTACATCAAGCAGGAGCTCTGTCTGGTGCTGGTCAACCTGG GCGGTGACATGAGCAATCTGTGGGAGGACGTGCTGCACTACAAGTCCCGAGTGATTCCTCCACCCTCCTGTGCTTCTCCTGAGGATGAGGCATCCCAGATGACAGACTCACAGCTGcgagaggtgctggtggtg CTTCTGCGGTTCCTGAGCCAGTGGTTGATAAGGTACAAGAATTACACTGCCAAAGATGTAgatgacctcctcctcatcttcctcatcattGGTTTAGATCCCAAGGTCATTGATAATGCTCTTGATGCCGACATTGGTGCCTGcatcacacacactctcaagCTGTACTCCTCAGACAAAGAGTTCTTCCAG AGGATGAGGAACATAGTGAAATGGCTCCTTGAATACTGCAGCGGCGACCTGCCATCTGTGGTGTACCTGTGTCAGGCCTACCTCTCCCCCACCGGCCGGGGCAGGAAGATGCGTGGTGTCCTTGCCTTCCACCAACTGTGCCAGCATCTCAGACTCAGCAAAGAGAGTTTTGTGGCTGACGTGCAG GCAAGGGACATAGCAGACCTCCTCACTAGTTACTTCCAGATCTCCCCAGACTTGACTGTTGCATACGATTCCTATTATATCATCAAGCTGGTGGATCTCTCCCTGCACCTGGACCTTGTACAGCAAGACCAGAAG GACGACCTGAAGACAATCTGTGACCTGGCTGAACAGAAGTTTCACAGGTCGCAGGGAAGTGCAGATGACATGAACCCAACCATCTCCTTCCAGTGCTTGGTGGCCACATTGTCCAGGTGGAGCAGTTGTTACACCAG GCTGGCCAGTCTTGATGAATGA
- the LOC135108031 gene encoding uncharacterized protein LOC135108031 produces the protein MSDNSTKPWEKTEDIPRRFDELPPEPGWVPVADVIRTSREEEARQEAEREKFKIKPPADFYFEPSEGNAKQGSRSREERTPAHKEKERRSHVPSKRADDTSVPPSVDDVTQAMVEWALSPDHYLKRKSKPAHHDQIKPPAGKASPSPLLQDKTHTAKERPIEKLSTIAPRDNSKLASPHRDETQPDMPRSSRGHKPHNPLGAVRRSPQQPVSSRKEQRLPYDEPSPDYDGDYKTYYSQYNEQYYHERHPNEDLHYHDGYSYEDRGEVDPYLYNSTQDKYQEHQLYPPQQGYGNPYTHPYSNPGYEYREPEYMYEAQRSPYQQPSFYYRSGTQEDPRGYPQPHSRYDVLY, from the coding sequence ATGAGCGATAACAGCACCAAGCCATGGGAGAAGACCGAGGACATCCCCAGGAGGTTTGACGAGCTGCCCCCTGAGCCTGGGTGGGTGCCAGTGGCTGACGTCATCCGCACcagcagggaggaagaggccaggcaggaggcagagagggagaaattCAAGATCAAACCACCAGCAGATTTTTACTTTGAGCCATCTGAAGGCAATGCTAAGCAAGGGAGTAGAagtagagaggagaggacaccagcacacaaagagaaggagaggaggagccaCGTGCCGTCAAAGAGAGCTGACGACACATCAGTGCCCCCCAGTGTTGATGACGTGACCCAGGCCATGGTGGAGTGGGCCCTCAGTCCTGACCACTACCTGAAGAGGAAATCCAAGCCTGCACATCACGACCAGATTAAACCACCAGCAGGAAAAGCAAGCCCTTCCCCACTCCTGCAGGATAAGACTCACACTGCAAAGGAGAGACCAATAGAGAAGCTATCCACCATAGCACCAAGAGACAATAGCAAGCTTGCATCACCACACAGGGATGAGACGCAGCCAGATATGCCTAGGTCCTCCAGGGGGCACAAGCCTCACAATCCATTAGGCGCTGTGAGAAGGAGCCCTCAGCAGCCTGTCAGTAGTCGCAAGGAACAGCGCCTTCCGTACGATGAACCAAGCCCTGACTATGATGGTGATTACAAGACATATTATTCCCAGTACAATGAGCAGTACTACCATGAGAGGCACCCAAATGAGGACCTCCACTATCACGATGGGTACAGCTATGAGGACAGAGGTGAGGTGGATCCTTACCTCTACAACTCGACTCAAGACAAGTACCAAGAACACCAACTGTACCCTCCCCAGCAAGGCTATGGCAATCCTTACACCCACCCTTACAGCAACCCTGGGTATGAGTACAGGGAGCCAGAATACATGTATGAAGCTCAGAGGAGTCCCTACCAGCAGCCGTCATTTTACTACAGATCAGGGACACAGGAGGACCCAAGGGGGTATCCTCAGCCACACTCCAGGTATGATGTGTTGTACTAA